One Dehalococcoidia bacterium genomic window, GGTGCTGGCCTACATCCTGCGCCATCCCGATGCCACCCTCCGCCAGATGGCCTTCGCCATCGGCCTCACCGAGCGGGCCGTTTACCAGATCGTGGCCGACCTGGAGCAGGCGGGCATCGTCCTCAAGCAGCGACAGGGCCGCCGCAATGTCTATGTAGTGGATAAGGAAAGGCTCCTGGCCCACGATCTCCTCCCGGAACTGGCCCTGTCCGATTTTCTCCAGGACTTGCTGGGGGCACCGCTAGGGGGGCCAGCGGTCGAGGACGGTGGCATGCCCCGCGATGGCCGGGACGAGGGAGACGCCTCACCCTAGCCGGGCGGGCGGAATGCCGTAGCGACGGTAGCCCCCGACCAGGCCGAACTCCACCACTCCCCATCCCTCCAGGTCGCCGCGGAAGCTGCAGAGCTGGTCATAGCCCAGAGCGGCGGCATCGGCCTGGGCGCGTGCCTGGTCGTCGTCCTCGGACCAGCTCAGGGGCTGGCGCCCCAGGTAGACGCTGGCCTTCTCTTCGGCCAGAGTCTCCAGCTCCTCACCCCCTTCCAGATGAAAGCGGAGCCGGGCGCGACGGGGCCGCCGCTCGCCGGGACGCATCTCCACCTCGTGCTCGAGCCCCACGAGGCGGCGGATCTGTCCGTCCTCGCCCACTAGGGCGCCATCGCAGTAGATGCGTTCGCCCGCGGCCGTCTCCCACTGCCAGGCGGTCAGACAGCCGTCACGCATCTGGGCCGATATCCAGACCCACATGTCCACGGCGGCGATGTTGCGTATGCCCCAGGAGCGGTCGCGCATCCCTATCA contains:
- a CDS encoding helix-turn-helix domain-containing protein; the encoded protein is MARRWRLFSNHGLVLAYILRHPDATLRQMAFAIGLTERAVYQIVADLEQAGIVLKQRQGRRNVYVVDKERLLAHDLLPELALSDFLQDLLGAPLGGPAVEDGGMPRDGRDEGDASP